ATGGGCTTTAAAATGTGTGATTAGAAATAATGGATGCAGGTCCATTTAAAAGTGGCTCAAATTCATGAAATGTTAACGACTGTAGTGTGATAATGTACATTTTCTTTAAGTTTAACACGTACTCATTAAAGGACCAAAATATGTCAAATGTAATTTCAGCCTTAACCAATGAAATTGTAGACCATATACGCAGGCGTCTCGCAGTACTTTGTGGAGAACAGTTTGCCGTCTGGGGTAGGGTCAGAGAAGGTGATTTCCTCCTTGGTCAGGTGGCCCCCATACATAAAGGAGTTTCTGAAATGACAAATACATTCATTAAAATGGGATATGACCTTTCCTGGTTAAATCAGGAATAACTCAATTTATACATCACTGAAATGAATGCACCCTCAAACCAGTAGCTATCCATGTCCCTTATATTAACAACATCCATTTATCTCAAGTAAGTTAGCACTACCCAACCTAGAATAATTCTCTTACCGGACGGTGTCGAGCATCCTTGTGGCGATGCCCTTCCTACGGGCCAGGCTGAACACCCAGATACGGCTGACCCCACAGATGGCCTTCTCTGGGGTGGTAGAGCAGCACCAAACCCTGTGGTGCTCCATGAAATCCTCCTTGGTCATGTCCTTAGTCTGCTCTGGCTGCTCCAGCACTCTGAAGCCCTGGAAACAAAGGGCAAGATAGCCCAATCATTCATCAGTCACTCAGCTAAATATCCCTGTAAGATAGCAATCCACTCACCAACTACACCTAGTTAGAAAGTGAGAATATCCACCAAGTGTGTTTACAAAGACCTGATTGAATCTCCTCCAGGGTGCTCCCCTATTGGTAGTTACCTGTCATATGTGCTCTGCAATGAGGCAACAGATGACCATCCCGTCACTGGCCCTCATGAACGCAGAGTTGACAGCAGAAATGACCGTGCACTAAAGCTCACGTCTGATTCTATCTGAGCGTATATTAGTTAATTACTTGATAAATCAAACTTCATCTTTCGCAGCATTCGGCCGGAAATTAACATTATCACAGGCCTTTACGTCACCGTAGTCGGGTAAAATACTCCTGATCCATTAATGAAAAACCTACCATGTTTGGAGTGTGACACATTTGAACAGAGCGCAAAAGTTTAGCAGCACCGGAGAAAATAGTTTTTACCTGTCGTATGTGCTCTGCAATGAGACAGCCGATGACCACCCTGTCACTGTTCACAAACAGATAGGTTTTAGCCTGGCTGGGGCAGCTGAGGGACACTTGTTGGAAGCCCAACTCGTTGTCAGCAAGTTGCCTCACATCTTCTGCCTGATAAACATTAAGCATGAGCAAGTGGGTTCAGAATTCCATTCACACCAAATGCATAAACACAAACTGATGTGATtgatacagttgtggccaaaaatATTGGCATCcttgcacttttcttaaataattcccTATTTCTTCTCAAATAAGTTGAAATTGAAAACTTTAGTTCCCACACCTCAACATTGCAGAACaaattgtatttttgtaaacttaagtttaccattttaaatgtagaaaataaagacaaatggcatggacaaaattattggcaccccagcTAGTACTTGGTTGCATAGCCTTTGGCCAAGATAACTGCCAACAAATGCTTCTGTTCAATGAGCTTACTAGCAATTTGGCCCACTCTTCAGCAGCAAACTGCTCTAATTCTTCAATGTTTGAGGTTGTGCCCTCCACCAACTGCTGGTTTCAGCTCTCACCATAGGTTATAAGTATGACAGAACAGTCCAGCGCTTCTTGAACAAATGATGTGCttttgatgtgtgtttggggttgttgtccgGCTGGAAGGCCCACAACCTTCAAAAGAGACAGTTTTTGGACGCTGGATTGAACATTGCAATCCAAAACACCTTGATAATCTGCTGACCAGAGGCAGCTAAGCAACCCCACAGCATTATCGAAACCTTCCCCATGTTTGACTGTAAGGATGGTGATCTTTTCTTTGAATGCTTCATTTGGCCGTTGGTAAACATAGGAACACTCCACTGCTGACCGAGGCACAAGAAAGCCTTATTGAACTTCTCAAAAACCCGCCTGAACAAGCCTAAATCCTGGGGAAATGTTCTGTGAACCAATTAAACACAATTAGAGCTCTTTGGCAATAAAGATCAGCTTTTACTGATGACCAAATGAAGCATTCAATGAAAATAACACCCTCTCTACAATCAAACAAGGGGGAGGTTTGATAATGCTGTGGGGTTGCTTTTCTGCCTCTGTTACTGGGGGCCATGAATGTGCGCAAGGAGTTTTGTAGACCAATGTTCAACCCAGTGTCCAAAAAATGTCTGTTGAAGGTTGTGGGTCTTCCATTTTAGAAGAAAgggaattatttaagaaaagtgcaagGGTGTAAATATATTTGTCCGTATCCGtaactatatatactgtacctttcTGACAGCGTATTTTGGATCATCTGGTAGAACCAGAACGATTTTTCCATCCCAGAAATCGGCTACCACCCTCTCTTTCTTCCAGCCCTGGGGACGAGAAGGAAACATTGATTAAGCAGCCGTCAGAAATCAAGAGAGAGAGTGGTCAGTTACATTTTTCTCCCACTAAACCATGGCAGCAGATTTGGCTAAGCTTTTGTGGAAAAAATAATGAGCCACTCTAAAAGCAACATCCTTAGGGCAACTTGTACACATCAGTGGGAGGGAGGAAACGCCTGGGCGTACGCACCACAAACTTAATACTGTCCAGAAAACGCTTATGGAACTGTGTGTGCTGGAAGTTGTCTTCCAGGCTGTCTGCACTGTAGATCATGCCACAGGACCCACACGTGGTGGCACTAAACTGCTTCTGGCCTGCATCCTGAGGTAAACACAGAGCATTAGCAGAGCTCACAaatggcagggagagagaggtaacagTCATCAACATTTCCATCCATTCATCTGTCCATCAAAGGATTTACTTACAATGATGAGTTGATCATCAGCCTCAGCCTGTTTATTCATATCTCTCTTCTTCCTGGCTCTCCTCTCTTTAGCAGCAGAGGGAATGGGGTGGCCAAGGGAAGAGGGGGTGCTGCAATTCATTGGAGAGGCCTGAGCTGCCTTCCTCTGGGGCCTACAGGGAGAAAGGAACACATTAAATGCATAAACActcctgtatacagtatgtggagTTACTACTACTCGACCATGTGTGAAACTGTAAATAATTTCCTCCCTGGTGGGCAGTAAACCATTTTAGCTGAAAATAAACAGAAGTGGTTTTTGCCTACCTCTTTGATGCAGATCCAAAGATTGTACACACAGCTGAGGATTCTACAGACTCGGCTAAGGAGTctaaaggggagagagaaatcatcaatgaaaaatacatttgatttgaagtaaaAACATATGAATGATAATTGACCAATGGCAAAAAAACTACCTTTGACTGGACTGCTGATACAGTTTAATGGGCTAATATCACTGAGATCAAACACTGCATGAGAGCCTGCATCCGTGATAAAGTCCTCCTACAAACAGTGAAAGAACAATATAATAAAATGTAGTATGTATACACTATGCTTTGGTAATTATTTCCCCACAGGATTAACAGACATTGAGATTCAGGCTAAACAAGATTCCAGTGATATACAGCTCACCTGAGTGTTTATTTCTGGGGATGCTGAACATGTGGGAGACAAAGATATGTTTAACACAATCCTGACATCCTTGGTCATGCCATATTTCTCTGCTATAGCTCTGGGTGACAGGGCCTCAGGTGACTCTGGATGCTTTGGCAAATCCTGGACACTGGGTGGAGACTTTTCCTGCAGTTTCTTCACTACAACAGTACATCGCTTTGGAGATGGGGCTTTTGTTTTTTTTCTTGCTTTCCCTCTGACGCAAGTACCAGAGCATTTGTTTTCTCAAAACTCAAAGCTGGCTTGGTAGATTTCGGGGCAGACTTTTTGTACATGGAGGCTGTCTTTTTTCCTGTGCTGAAAAAGGCAGCCCCAACAAAGATCTTAGGCTTGGGCTTAGACTTTAAACCGTCGAAGGCCAAGGGGATGCCTTTTTTCGGCTCCACTTGCTTTGTGCTGGTGGGTGCTTTAGGCTTTGAGGAATTGATCAGGCTTGATTTGAAGTTGCCATTTCCCTTCAAGCTAGTCTTCATTCTGTGTACAGCGGCCACTTTCTTGACCTTGTTACTGTTAATCATCCTCTTTTTCTCAGCATCCTTCAGTATTCCATACGGATCCACAGTGGTCAGCCTTGGCAGTGATTTGGTCTCATTCAGCATCTTCCTCTCCAGGGGTGTCAGGTACAACGGTTTGCGTTTACCATAGAAGGACCCTGTAACCACAGCAGGCTGGAATGGAGAGGCTCTCTTCCGAGCAATCTTTAGGGGAGATGGAGCTGGTGATCTCTGAGGGGATGGGCAGTTCTCCTTCTCCTGGTGTCTGGCTGACATCTTCTTTAGTGGAGACTGGTGCAGCTGGGGTGACTTTCTTTTCAGGGGAGATCCTCCATCCGTGACAGGCCTTTTGGCTGGGCGACTAAAATTTTTGTAGTAGAATAATAAGGATGTTAGTCAATGTTATATgcatgattgattgattaatgacTGATTTAACATATATGATGGACTAATACACATCTTGTAACTCACCTGTGCTTCCTTGTAGTATTAGGCATCATGTTTCTAACTTCACTGGAAGAATAAATAGCATCAGTAAATGAACCATGCGTAATCAGTTagcataacaataatacattataaTTGAAATACAAACATCATATCTTTTAAACATTGAACAGTTATTGTTAAATATCTTGACGCTACATATTTATGTGACGACAGCAGTCTCTGCCAGCCAGGGTTCAGTGGCTGAGTGAATAATATTTGGCGGGATCATCATGGATTGACATAAATACCCCGCTACAACACTGTCTGACAGACATACCTAACGTTAGTAGCTAACGTGAAGTGATCAAACTTGCCAGAAACTTTTCACCTAAAGGTTACTAAATTAATTTTAGCTAGAAGTTGCTAGATACTCGTTTTTGTGCCTGACAGGATTCTtattaacgttagttagctaatttaGCTTGCAGAGTTGAAGTGCgcacaggggtgtattcattatgcctattctgttgcaaaatgttttgcaacagaaaccgtttaaGTTTTGCTACGACGGTAGGTCCCTCCCAGTTTCGCTGTTTGCAGTTCCGATtggttcttaacctgttagggctagggggcagtatttacacggccggataaaaaacgtacccgatttaatctggttattaccactgcccagaaactagaatatgcatataattattggctttggatagaaaacaccctaaagtttctaaaactgtttgaatggtgtctgtgagtataacagaactcatatggcaggcaaaaacctgagaagattctgtacaggaagtaccctctctgaccattccttgggcttcttggctctgtttattgaaaatgtaggatctttgttgtaacgtgacacttcctacggctcccataggctctcagaacccgggaaaaagctgaatgatgtaattccagccgctggctgaaaaactttagcgccttgggtaagtggccgatcag
The window above is part of the Salmo salar chromosome ssa15, Ssal_v3.1, whole genome shotgun sequence genome. Proteins encoded here:
- the LOC106571407 gene encoding LOW QUALITY PROTEIN: N-acetyltransferase ESCO2-like (The sequence of the model RefSeq protein was modified relative to this genomic sequence to represent the inferred CDS: deleted 2 bases in 1 codon), producing the protein MMPNTTRKHSRPAKRPVTDGGSPLKRKSPQLHQSPLKKMSARHQEKENCPSPQRSPAPSPLKIARKRASPFQPAVVTGSFYGKRKPLYLTPLERKMLNETKSLPRLTTVDPYGILKDAEKKRMINSNKVKKVAAVHRMKTSLKGNGNFKSSLINSSKPKAPTSTKQVEPKKGIPLAFDGLKSKPKPKIFVGAAFFSTGKKTASMYKKSAPKSTKPALSFEKTNALVLASEGKQEKKQKPHLQRCTVVVKKLQEKSPPSVQDLPKHPESPEALSPRAIAEKYGMTKDVRIVLNISLSPTCSASPEINTQEDFITDAGSHAVFDLSDISPLNCISSPVKAESVESSAVCTIFGSASKRPQRKAAQASPMNCSTPSSLGHPIPSAAKERRARKKRDMNKQAEADDQLIIDAGQKQFSATTCGSCGMIYSADSLEDNFQHTQFHKRFLDSIKFVGWKKERVVADFWDGKIVLVLPDDPKYAVRKAEDVRQLADNELGFQQVSLSCPSQAKTYLFVNSDRVVIGCLIAEHIRQGFRVLEQPEQTKDMTKEDFMEHHRVWCCSTTPEKAICGVSRIWVFSLARRKGIATRMLDTVRNSFMYGGHLTKEEITFSDPTPDGKLFSTKYCETPAYMVYNFIG